TGTTGGGACTATTTTTTCTTCACTGGGCGTTGCCAGTCAGCAATCTTGCGCTCTTTAGCGCGAGTGATGACTAACTCACCTTCGGCAACATCTTTGGTTAGTGTTGTACCAGCACCAACCGTTGCACCGTTAGCAATCGTCACTGGTGCCACCAGCTGCGAGTCAGAACCAACGAATACGTCATCACCGATGATGGTTTTGAACTTGTTCGCACCATCGTAGTTACAGGTAATAGTGCCTGCACCGATATTAGTTCGCTGGCCAATTTCGGCATCACCTAGATAAGTCAGGTGGTTCGCTTTAGAGCCTTCGCCAATGCGTGCATTCTTCACTTCAACAAAGTTGCCTACGTGAGAGTCATTACGTAAGTCTGCTCCAGGGCGTAGACGAGTGAATGGGCCCACAGTACAGTCTTCTGCCACTGTTGCACCTTCAATTACACTGTATGGGCGCACGATGGTGTTATCGTCGATCTCACAATCTTTAAGCACACAGCCTGCTCCGATCACTACGTTATCACCTAGAGATACGGAACCTTCGATGATAACGTTAGTGTCAATCTCACAATCCATGCCGCACTGCAATTCACCACGCAGGTCAAAGCGCGCTGGATCACGCAGCATCACACCTTGCTCTAGCAGCTTTTGCGCCTGCATAGATTGGAAAGCTCGCTCAAGACGCGCCAGTTGAGCGCGGTCATTCACGCCTTCTACTTCGATTGGGTTTGCAGGGTGAACAGCTTCAATCGCTCGACCTTCATCGTGCGCCGCAGCGATAATGTCGGTAAGGTAGTATTCACCTTGCGCATTTTCATTCTTCAGTGCCGCTAGCCAGCGTTTGAGATCGCCGCCCGTTGCCACCAACACACCGGTGTTGATTTCTTTGATTAACTTCTGCTCTTCGGAAGCATCTTTTTGTTCAACAATCGCCACCACAGGGCCGTTCTTGCGCACGATACGACCGTAACCATGAGGGTTATCCAACACCACTGTCAGTAGCGCAATACCGCCAATTGGTTGGGCATCAAGTAGGTTTTCTACCGTTTCAGAGGAGATAAGCGGAACATCACCGTAAAGCACCAGTACTTTTTCATCGTCAGCGAACTTGTCAGAGGCTTGGTTTACCGCATGACCCGTACCTAACTG
This portion of the Vibrio sp. SCSIO 43136 genome encodes:
- the glmU gene encoding bifunctional UDP-N-acetylglucosamine diphosphorylase/glucosamine-1-phosphate N-acetyltransferase GlmU, which translates into the protein MNFSAVILAAGKGTRMYSNKPKVLHTLAGKPMAKHVIDTCSGLGAQNIHLVYGHGGDQMQAELGNEPVNWVLQAEQLGTGHAVNQASDKFADDEKVLVLYGDVPLISSETVENLLDAQPIGGIALLTVVLDNPHGYGRIVRKNGPVVAIVEQKDASEEQKLIKEINTGVLVATGGDLKRWLAALKNENAQGEYYLTDIIAAAHDEGRAIEAVHPANPIEVEGVNDRAQLARLERAFQSMQAQKLLEQGVMLRDPARFDLRGELQCGMDCEIDTNVIIEGSVSLGDNVVIGAGCVLKDCEIDDNTIVRPYSVIEGATVAEDCTVGPFTRLRPGADLRNDSHVGNFVEVKNARIGEGSKANHLTYLGDAEIGQRTNIGAGTITCNYDGANKFKTIIGDDVFVGSDSQLVAPVTIANGATVGAGTTLTKDVAEGELVITRAKERKIADWQRPVKKK